A single region of the Neodiprion pinetum isolate iyNeoPine1 chromosome 5, iyNeoPine1.2, whole genome shotgun sequence genome encodes:
- the LOC124218757 gene encoding putative uncharacterized protein DDB_G0271606, producing MEQERLVLTELAQPVPVQQEQQVRVQQVQLVLVQLEHPVQVQQAQPVPVQLERLVQVRQEQLALVQQAQLVPVQQEQLVLVQQEQLVQVQQAQLVPVQQEQRVRVQQEQLVRVQQAQLVLVQLEHPVQAQQEQLVRVQLVQPVLAQLERPVQVQQEQPERVQQEQLVPVQQEQPVSAQQEQLVHMELAQPVPVQQEQLVPAQQEQLVHTELAQPVPVQQAQPVLVPQEQLVHTEQERLVHTELAQPVPVQQEQLVHTEPAQPVPVQREQPAHTELAQPVLVQQEQLVHTELAQPVLVQQEQLVHTELAQPVLVQQEQLEHTEQEQLVHTEQEQLVRTELAQPVLVQQEQLVPTEQEQRVHTELAQPVLVQQEQLVPTEQEQRVHTELAQPVLVQQEQLVHTEQEQLVHTELAQLVPVQQEQPVPVQQEQLVRVQQVQLVLVQQEQLVQVQQEQLVRAQQAQPVLVQQEQLVQVQQELPVPVQQEQPALVQQEQLVRAQRVQLVSVQQEQLVQVQQERPVRVQQERLVRVQQAQQVRVQQAQPVPVQQEQPVPVQQERPVRVQQERLVRVQQAQQVRVQQAQLAPVQQEQLARAQQAQLVPVQQEQLEQVLQDLPVQVQQERLVRVQQEQQVRVQQAQQVRVQQAQPVPVQQEELVLVQQEQLVRVQQEEPVPVQQEQLVPVQQEEPVLVQQEEPVVVQPEVDHRRPKPPPQSQNSPLQPVQQDPNQICPMLQDVAHIITTITIFQRNIIMNLTWHSHRFIYHH from the coding sequence aTGGAGCAGGAGCGGCTGGTGCTTACGGAGCTGGCGCAGCCGGTGccggtgcagcaggagcagcagGTGCGGGTGCAGCAGGTGCAGCTGGTGCTAGTGCAGCTGGAGCATCCGGTGCAGGTGCAGCAGGCGCAGCCGGTTCCAGTGCAGCTGGAGCGGCTGGTGCAGGTGCGGCAGGAGCAGCTGGCGCTGGTGCAGCAGGCGCAGCTGGTGccggtgcagcaggagcagctggtgctggtgcagcaggagcagctggtgcagGTGCAGCAGGCGCAGCTGGTGccggtgcagcaggagcagcgGGTGCgggtgcagcaggagcagctggtgcgGGTGCAGCAGGCGCAGCTGGTGCTAGTGCAGCTGGAGCATCCGGTGCAGGcgcagcaggagcagctggtgcgGGTGCAGCTGGTGCAGCCGGTGCTGGCGCAGCTGGAGCGGCCGGTGCaggtgcagcaggagcagccGGAGCgggtgcagcaggagcagctggtgccggtgcagcaggagcagccGGTGTCGGcgcagcaggagcagctggtgcataTGGAGCTGGCGCAGCCGGTGccggtgcagcaggagcagctggtgccggcacagcaggagcagctggtgcataCGGAGCTGGCGCAGCCGGTGCCGGTGCAGCAGGCGCAGCCGGTGCTGGTGCcgcaggagcagctggtgcataCGGAGCAGGAGCGGCTGGTGCATACGGAGCTGGCGCAGCCGGTGccggtgcagcaggagcagctggtgcataCGGAGCCGGCGCAGCCGGTGCCGGTGCAGCGGGAGCAGCCGGCGCATACGGAGCTGGCGCAGCCGGTGctggtgcagcaggagcagctggtgcatacggagctggcgcagccggtgctggtgcagcaggagcagctggtgcatacggagctggcgcagccggtgctggtgcagcaggagcagctggaGCATACGgagcaggagcagctggtgcatacggagcaggagcagctggtgcgTACGGAGCTGGCGCAGCCGGTGctggtgcagcaggagcagctggtgccTACGGAGCAGGAGCAGCGGGTGCATACGGAGCTGGCGCAGCCGGTGctggtgcagcaggagcagctggtgccTACGGAGCAGGAGCAGCGGGTGCATACGGAGCTGGCGCAGCCGGTGctggtgcagcaggagcagctggtgcatacggagcaggagcagctggtgcataCGGAGCTGGCGCAGCTGGTGccggtgcagcaggagcagccggtgccggtgcagcaggagcagctggtgcgGGTGCAGCAGGTGCAGCTGGTTctggtgcagcaggagcagctggtgcaggtgcagcaggagcagctggtgcgGGCGCAGCAGGCGCAGCCGGTTctggtgcagcaggagcagctggtgcagGTGCAGCAGGAGCTGCCGGTGccggtgcagcaggagcagccggcgctggtgcagcaggagcagctggtgcgGGCGCAGCGGGTGCAGCTGGTTTcggtgcagcaggagcagctggtgcagGTGCAGCAGGAGCGGCCGGTGCGGGTGCAGCAGGAGCGGCTGGTGCGGGTGCAGCAGGCGCAGCAGGTTCGGGTGCAGCAGGCGCAGCCGGTGccggtgcagcaggagcagccGGTGCCGGTGCAGCAGGAGCGGCCGGTGCGGGTGCAGCAGGAGCGGCTGGTGCGGGTGCAGCAGGCGCAGCAGGTTCGGGTGCAGCAGGCGCAGCTGGCGccggtgcagcaggagcagctggcGCGGGCGCAGCAGGCGCAGCTGGTTCCagtgcagcaggagcagctggaGCAGGTGCTGCAGGATCTGCCGGTGCAGGTGCAGCAGGAGCGGCTGGTGCgggtgcagcaggagcagcagGTTCGGGTGCAGCAGGCGCAGCAGGTTCGAGTGCAGCAGGCGCAGCCGGTGCCGGTGCAGCAGGAGGAGCTAGTTctggtgcagcaggagcagctggttCGGGTGCAGCAGGAGGAGCCAGTGccggtgcagcaggagcagctggtgccAGTGCAGCAGGAGGAGCCAGTTCTGGTGCAGCAGGAGGAGCCAGTGGTGGTGCAGCCGGAGGTGGATCATCGTCGTCCGAAACCTCCACCTCAGTCACAGAACAGTCCACTGCAGCCGGTGCAGCAGGATCCGAATCAAATCTGTCCCATGCTGCAGGATGTGGCGCACATCATCACCACCATCACCATATTCCAAAGGAATATTATTATGAACCTCACATGGCATTCGCATAGATTCATTTACCACCATTGA